TTATATTGTCTCGTAATTTCTCTACTGAGAATATTTATCCGTCTCAGGAGAGTGAATTGACATCTATATATGCACAAACCCAACCTGAAGAACTGGTGTCGGCAAAgcatatttcaattatttctaAAGAATTCTATTTATATAAGTGACCGAAGAACAgaaagaaatattatttaacgtcTACTTGGTGAAGTGATTGTTTTCACTtttgatatattattataaaaattcattaaaaaatatttgaaatttccgcGCCATTGTTCACATTCGATACATCGATAGTTTTATTCTGGAAAAAATGGACtatcgattattatttaaaataaataactactAGCGTACATGTTTCGCGCGCAAGCGCGCGCGTGtcgtttttcatatatttattttaatgtatattttcGTGTCGTTTGTATATACTTTTTTGCTTTCGACCAATCACGTTACGAATAGTTTGGCTTCACATATATTtcatctaaattttattataggaatCGCCCATCCCTAACTATATAAAAACGTAGTTACGCACGCGCGCATGAATACTAAGAGAAGGGGCAAAAATATTCCGCAATCTGGCGACACTGAGTCTCAGTTACCATTTAACGGCGACATAAAGTTTCGGTAGCATCAGGCgctttttcgataaaaaaatatttattttatgtaattcgtttaatattatttctcAGTATCAAATCAAATAAAGtaagtatattatttttttaaattatttgtccataattgataattaatcacAATTCAGTGTTACAAGTTGATTATATGGATAAcctttgttataaaaatattacatgtTGGTTGATAATTATGTAATTGTAGTATCCGCAATTAACTTTAGTacttatgaatttaaaatgattttagttatggattttaccaaaaaatacTGTTGTGTCGAGCGGAAAAAAGGCGACATTGCAGTTTACCCGACAAAGTACATCTACTTCAAAGATGAAAATGGCTTTCATTCGCTTCCAATGGCTGCTGGTGAAGTTACGACTTTTTATACGATGGACAATGCAAAAAAGCCTATGGCTAATGAAAGATTATTAAGATGTgatggtaataattatatcCGATTAATATTAATCtacttttaataaatagtttattgtCATTCAATTAATTGGTTGGTAATAATTTGATGTATTTCAGCACATAAACTCATTCTCTCAAgtagttaaaatattaaaagctaaataataatgataataaattcaacaatattttttttaacgttgaCAAATATACGTAAAACgaagataaatattataatagaataaacgttgtttttaaataacaatgtttattaattctaataaaagtaaattaatattttgaaaataaatttcgatttcaaaactatttttattctttgtaATTCAAGCAGTagaaacaattaaatatgaaagaaTCGTGAGATAAACACTTTTAtgggaaaaaattgaaaaaaaaagattaaggACTTTGTTATGAATACAGTCTTACTTGAAACTATGTATAAAGTAATCTGTGTGTAATACTcactgaataaatatttatttatttttaatgaataacaaATTGCATCAATGAATACCATTTTGTcgcgtaataaataaattataaatgataaaatgttttataatataactatcaaagtaattttattttgataataaaataatcaccaattttaattattccaattaaaaaattttcttaacagACCATCAGATTTTCCTAAAATTCAGTAAAATAAAGTAAGTTGAGAAATgacagataaaaatatataaagcttCACTTAACATTATATGTATTTAGATATATTTCTTgcccctgattaaacaaaagtatttgaaaggattaaaaaaatttatatccttatgaatgctatcgaatcctgaaaatatgattcagaaggatttaacatgattcaaattttttaattctgttaaatactatttaatcctgaaaacatgatttaacaggatttgaaatgatttaaactgttaaatacttttaaatactttttaatcctaaaaagataacgaaataaaaatattatttcaggattaaaaagtattcaatagtattagaaattttaaatgctagctgaatccttttatatcctaaaaagataacgaaatataaaaattatttcaggaccCTCGCGGAATTGCCATAACGGTATTTCTACGGTATTTTCCGAGTATTTTTTGGGTATAAGTATTATTACGGTATACCCTAGGTATAAATGCggtatgtttgtgaaattttattaccgtacacagaaaaaaaggatttcttggcgcaaaaaattttttcttgttctaagaaaatttttacttgactcaagaaattttttatatcataaagtgaaaacaaaacttttcttgggataagaaaaaattttctcggaacaagaaaaaaattttgtaggcgagaaaaaaattcttgagccaagaaaaatttttgtcttcaattcataatacaaaatatttcttgcgccaagaaattctttttttctgtgaattAATACCGTAAATATATTGTGTTGATACCAAATTTATATAGGGACTGTACCGTTAGtccatcggctgaagaggaggtcccgtaaacattttgttggcaccgggtaaatccaactgtttcttatgtattttgggccaaggatcacgaaaatcgggtccatttggttcaaaagtggtgcaaacaattgtttataacaatttaattgtttaaatcaaaataactcccgaacagctggtttgttggggcagcgtaggggaaaaaaaatgttcagaataaaaaaatacacaaaaaagatatcacatgttttttttgtgtctcgAATATTTCGcaagatataataaaaaaacgagccggcgctcggacctctccctctcgcactagcgactgcctatgcgcgagctctctgcgccaaatcgcgtcagatgcttgattggccggaatttttctaagttttttacattaaaaatcaaagaaaaaaaaaaaaatcgacaaattgtcgatactaccaatcgacagcattttttcggaaacaaatttctgtcgtatcatcaaaagatgtttttttttttttgttcacaaatgttataaacaaatggattttttcaaagcccagattgggttcaaaaaatcgataaaatgtcgatactaccaatcgacagcattttttctgaaacgaatttctgtcgtatcgtcaaaagacgttttttttttttgttcacaaatgttataaacaaattagtCCCTCGGCTGAAGAGGGAAGCCCGTATGCACTTTTAGGTCCCCGGATTCTGATTAATGATATTTAcgtatttttttccgaggatCACGAAAAACTAGGTTATTTTGCTCGCCGATGGTaggtttaattgttaataacaatttaattgtttataacgaTATAAATCAGAAAGGACTGATTTGACggggaagtttatttaaaaaaaaagttttaaaattaaaaaaccaacaaaaaatgtccttatcattattttgatAGAATGAATATTTTCGGAGATAGCGCAAAAAACAACAAGTAGCGGTCGAACCTCTCTCTCGCGCGCACGCATCCCACGGACTTTAGCGACGAACGACAGGCACAGAAAAATACACGGAcgaaagaaaaattcaattctcggTGTCAACTAAAGATTAAGAAAAGAAACTCATAGATATCATAGAGGAGACTCTATGGAAGATTTccagacccataatcgatggatccaccccatagacaccgagtaacagccctATAAAAgggggttttttaattaaattgacggattttcgactttagaaatttcaatcctcggtgtacacctgagattaagaaagaaaactcatgggaattttttagGACACTATAAAGAAGATTTCCAGACCCATAATTGaaagattaaccccatagacaccgagtaacagccccatagaagggggttttttaattaaattgtcgaattttcgactttgaaaaattcaatcctcgatgtacacctgagattaaggaaggaaactcatggaaatttttgaggacactatacagaagatttccagacccataatcgatCGATTAACCCCATGGACATCGAGcaacagccccataaatgggagttttttaattaaattgtcgaattttcgactttaaaaaattcaatcctcgatgtacacctgagattaaggaaggcaactcatgggaattttctaggacactatacagaagattcccagacccataatcgatagattaaccccatggacatcgagtaacagccccataaatgggagttttttaatcaaattgtcgaattttcgactttagaaaattcaatcatcgatgtacacctgagattaaggaaggaaactcatgggaatttttgaggacactatacagaagattcccagacccataattaaaatattaaccccatagacatcgagtaaagccccataaatgagggttttttaattaaattaacgaattttcgactttaaaaaattcaatcctcgatgtgcacctgagattaaggaaggaaactcaagggaattttctaggacactatacagaaaaTTCCCAGACCCAgaattaaaagattaaccccatggacatcgagtaacagccccataaatgggagttttttaattaaattgacggattttcgactttagaaatttcaatcctcggtgtacacctgagattaaggaaggaaactcatgggaattttctaagacactatacagaagatttCCAAACCCATAATCAATCGATTAACCCCATggacatcgagtaacagccccataaatgggagttttttaattaaattgtcgaattttcgactttaaaaaattcaatcctcgatgtacacctgagattaaggaaggaaactcatgggaattttctgagacactatacagaagatttccagacccataatcgatCGATTAACCCCATGGACATCGAGcaacagccccataaatgggagttttttaattaaattgtcgaattttcgactttaaaaaattcaatcctcgatgtacacctgagattaaggaaggcaactcatgggaattttctaggacactatacagaagattcccagacccataatcgatagattaaccccatggacatcgagtaacagccccataaatgggagttttttaatcaaattgtcgaattttcgactttagaaaattcaatcatcgatgtacacctgagattaaggaagggaactcatgggaatttttgaggacactatacagaagattcccagacccataattaaaatattaaccccatagacatcgagtaacagccccataaatgagggttttttaattaaattaacgaattttcgactttaaaaaattctattgtagctgcaaaaataataatatgctGTGTTGCAGTTTTTGCCACTGTGTAAATAACAAAGAATGTaaaaactatatattttaatcaaaacaTTGACATGTAATTAAAAGATcaagttttttattgtttgcaATATAATTTAAGACGAATAATGTATTTAGTACTTCGTATAtacgaatttgattaaaaaactcccatttatggggctgttactcgatgtccatggggttaatctatcgattatgggtctgggaatcttctgtatagtgtcctagaaaattcccatgagttgccttccttaatctcaggtgtacatcgaggattgaattttttaaagtcgaaaattcgacaatttaattaaaaaactcccatttatggggctgttgCTCGATGTCCATGGGGTTAATCGATCGATTATGGGTCTGCaaatcttctgtatagtgtcttagaaaattcccatgagtttccttccttaatctcaggtgtacatcgaggattgaattttttaaagtcgaaaattcgacaatttaattaaaaaactcccatttatggggctgttactcgatgtccatggggttaatcgatcgattatgggtctggaaatcttctgtatagtgtcttagaaaattcccatgagtttccttccttaatctcaggtgtacaccgaggattgaaatttctaaagtcgaaaatccgtcaatttaattaaaaaactcccatttatggggctgttactcgatgtccatggggttaatcttttaattcTGGGTCTGGGAAttttctgtatagtgtcctagaaaattcccttgagtttccttccttaatctcaggtgtacatcgaggattgaattttttaaagtcaaaaattcgttaatttaattaaaaaaccctcatttatggggctttactcgatgtctatggggttaatattttaattatgggtctgggaatcttctgtatagtgtcctcaaaaattcccatgagtttccttccttaatctcaggtgtacatcgatgattgaattttctaaagtcgaaaattcgacaatttgattaaaaaactcccatttatggggctgttactcgatgtccatggggttaatcgatcgattatgggtctgggaatcttctgtatagtgtcttagaaaattcccatgagtttccttccttaatctcaggtgtacaccgaggattgaaatttctaaagtcgaaactccgtcaatttaattaaaaaactcccatttatggggctgttactcgatgtccatggggttaatcttttaattatgggtctgggaatttTCTGTATAGTGTTCTAGAAAATTCCcttgagtttccttccttaatctcaggtgtacatcgaggattgaattttttaaagtcgaaaattcgttaatttaattaaaaaaccctcatttatggggctgttactcgatgtctatggggttaatattttaattacggGTCTGGaaatcttctgtatagtgtcctaataaattcccatgagtttccttccttaa
The Microplitis mediator isolate UGA2020A chromosome 6, iyMicMedi2.1, whole genome shotgun sequence genome window above contains:
- the LOC130670537 gene encoding uncharacterized protein LOC130670537, whose translation is MILVMDFTKKYCCVERKKGDIAVYPTKYIYFKDENGFHSLPMAAGEVTTFYTMDNAKKPMANERLLRCDDDKDALMKSVNTPNRIKIIKSLFMEKQPENAKQKKLRITRDEKIKIILKKVST